The following proteins come from a genomic window of Nostoc sp. TCL26-01:
- a CDS encoding Uma2 family endonuclease: MTAITVNLNSLIQLTDNEFYHLCRENPDIKFERTADGKLLIMPPTGGETGKRNIEIAADFVIWNRQIKLGVCFDSSTCFKLPNGANRSPDVAWIKKARWDALTPEEQAKFPPIAPDFVLELMSPSDSLSEMQIKMQEYLDNQVKLGWLINPQMRQVEIYRLGKPVEILTSPQELSGENVLPGFILNLQLIWG; the protein is encoded by the coding sequence ATGACAGCTATCACCGTCAACTTAAACTCTCTGATTCAGCTAACTGACAACGAATTTTATCACCTGTGTCGAGAAAATCCTGATATCAAATTTGAAAGAACCGCAGACGGAAAACTATTGATTATGCCACCCACAGGCGGAGAAACTGGAAAGCGGAATATTGAAATTGCCGCAGATTTTGTGATTTGGAATCGCCAAATTAAGTTAGGTGTATGCTTTGACTCTTCAACTTGCTTTAAACTTCCCAATGGGGCAAATCGTTCTCCTGATGTTGCTTGGATTAAAAAAGCTCGATGGGATGCACTCACACCGGAAGAACAAGCAAAATTTCCCCCCATCGCCCCAGATTTTGTTTTAGAGTTGATGTCACCTAGCGATAGCTTGTCAGAAATGCAAATAAAAATGCAGGAGTATCTAGATAATCAAGTTAAATTGGGTTGGTTAATTAATCCACAAATGCGTCAGGTAGAAATCTATCGTCTTGGTAAACCAGTAGAGATATTAACATCTCCTCAAGAGTTATCAGGTGAGAACGTTTTACCTGGATTTATTTTAAATTTACAACTAATTTGGGGATAA
- a CDS encoding Uma2 family endonuclease, whose translation MNTPLVSQSTEEKLVTLKDVSWEQFKGIEAYLVDNHNVRLSYLSGVLEIMSPIGEKHEGVKSTFGLLLEAYMRVLGIRFYARGGYTLEEPGYASGTPDESYSIGIEKEVPDIVIEVIVTSGTIDRKELFKPQRIPEIWFWKSNQIKIFRFGENGEYTEVSRSGFFPDLDPTLLLRYIAMPDQYDAVAEFEQTIRNQ comes from the coding sequence ATGAATACTCCACTTGTAAGCCAGTCCACAGAAGAAAAACTAGTCACTCTCAAAGATGTTTCTTGGGAACAGTTCAAAGGAATTGAAGCTTATCTGGTGGACAACCATAATGTGAGATTATCTTATTTGTCAGGAGTTTTAGAAATAATGTCCCCCATTGGCGAGAAACATGAGGGAGTGAAAAGTACTTTTGGCTTGCTGCTAGAAGCTTATATGAGAGTGTTGGGTATTCGATTCTACGCTCGTGGTGGTTACACCCTTGAAGAACCAGGATATGCTTCTGGCACGCCAGATGAATCTTACAGCATTGGCATAGAAAAAGAAGTTCCTGATATTGTGATTGAAGTCATTGTTACTAGTGGCACTATTGACAGGAAAGAATTGTTTAAACCTCAAAGAATACCGGAAATTTGGTTTTGGAAATCTAATCAAATCAAAATATTTCGCTTTGGTGAGAATGGTGAGTATACAGAAGTTAGTAGAAGTGGGTTTTTTCCAGATTTAGATCCTACTTTGTTATTGCGCTATATTGCTATGCCTGATCAATACGATGCTGTTGCAGAATTTGAGCAGACAATTCGCAATCAATAG
- a CDS encoding TVP38/TMEM64 family protein: MIPKHQPKFNGKLKLLFCSFLIAILVVIAKQFNFSAILQTLVLWVQSLGIFGPIAYIIIYNLATLLFIPGSLLTLKGGCLFGVFWGSIYVLFAATVGAILAFLIGRYLSRDWVSQQIEKYPKFQTIDQAVAREGWKIVLLTRLSPLFPFNLLNYAFGVTQISLKDYTLGSLGIIPGTVMYVYIGSLATDLAMINSNHQPVTAETQMWQLIMQILGLIATVGVTVYVTKIAQKALAQSIEKN, from the coding sequence ATGATTCCCAAGCATCAGCCCAAATTCAATGGCAAACTAAAATTACTGTTTTGCAGTTTCCTTATCGCCATACTCGTAGTTATTGCCAAACAATTCAATTTTTCGGCAATTTTACAAACATTAGTCCTTTGGGTACAAAGTCTGGGGATTTTCGGCCCTATTGCCTACATCATAATTTACAACCTAGCCACCTTACTATTTATCCCCGGTTCTCTCTTAACCTTGAAAGGTGGTTGTCTATTTGGCGTATTTTGGGGTTCAATTTATGTGTTATTTGCCGCAACTGTTGGTGCTATCTTGGCTTTCTTAATTGGACGCTACTTATCAAGAGATTGGGTGTCTCAACAGATAGAAAAATATCCCAAATTCCAAACCATAGATCAAGCAGTAGCTAGAGAAGGTTGGAAAATCGTCCTGTTAACTAGACTTTCTCCTCTGTTTCCCTTCAACTTATTAAACTATGCTTTTGGAGTCACGCAGATATCCCTCAAAGACTATACACTAGGTTCACTGGGCATTATTCCTGGTACGGTGATGTATGTTTATATTGGTTCTCTAGCCACAGATTTGGCAATGATTAACTCAAATCATCAGCCAGTTACAGCCGAAACTCAAATGTGGCAATTAATCATGCAGATATTAGGTTTAATTGCCACTGTAGGTGTCACGGTATATGTCACCAAAATTGCTCAGAAAGCTCTAGCTCAAAGCATAGAAAAAAATTAG
- a CDS encoding TIGR04283 family arsenosugar biosynthesis glycosyltransferase: MSQNLNMATISIIIPTLNEAGNIKQVITNIQPRTNIEIIVVDGGSQDDTVALAESFGVKVISSSPSRALQMNAGAAIANGNILLFLHADTRLPVGFDEMIRSVLQQPGVVAGAFTLRIDGSGLPLRLVELGVKWRSHFLQMPYGDQAIFITKEFFIQIGYFPEIPIMEDFELIIRLKHIGKIAIISASVITSARRWMQKGVIKTTLINQIVIIAYLLGIAPEQIRTWYRQGKFWGF; this comes from the coding sequence ATGAGTCAGAATCTCAATATGGCTACAATTTCCATCATCATTCCGACTCTGAACGAAGCAGGAAATATTAAACAAGTTATTACCAACATTCAACCGAGGACAAATATAGAAATAATTGTTGTAGATGGTGGCTCTCAAGATGATACCGTGGCGTTAGCTGAGTCTTTTGGTGTGAAAGTCATCTCATCATCTCCTAGTCGGGCTTTACAAATGAATGCGGGTGCAGCGATTGCTAATGGTAATATTCTGTTATTCCTCCATGCTGATACCCGTTTACCTGTTGGCTTTGATGAGATGATTCGCTCAGTACTACAACAGCCTGGAGTTGTGGCTGGTGCGTTTACCTTGCGGATCGATGGGTCGGGTTTACCGTTGCGACTGGTGGAGTTGGGGGTGAAATGGCGATCGCATTTTCTCCAAATGCCCTATGGTGATCAAGCAATTTTTATTACTAAAGAATTTTTTATACAAATCGGCTATTTTCCTGAAATACCTATCATGGAAGACTTTGAACTCATAATACGGTTAAAACATATTGGTAAAATTGCGATTATATCAGCATCAGTTATCACCTCAGCCCGCAGATGGATGCAAAAGGGAGTTATCAAAACTACATTGATCAATCAGATTGTGATTATTGCTTATCTATTGGGTATTGCACCAGAACAAATCCGCACTTGGTATCGTCAGGGAAAATTTTGGGGATTTTAA
- a CDS encoding Uma2 family endonuclease has protein sequence MTAITVNLNSLIQLTDNEFYHLCRENPDIKFERNADGKLLIMPPTGGETGKRNFETAVELGIWNRQRKLGVCFDSSTCFKLPNGANRSPDVAWIKKARWDALTPEEQAKFPPIAPDFVLELMSPSDSLSEMQIKMQEYLDNQVKLGWLINPQMRQVEIYRLGKPVEILTSPQELSGENVLPGFILNLQLIWG, from the coding sequence ATGACAGCTATCACCGTCAACTTAAACTCTCTGATTCAGCTAACTGACAACGAATTTTATCACCTGTGTCGAGAAAATCCTGATATTAAATTTGAAAGAAATGCAGACGGAAAACTATTGATTATGCCACCCACAGGCGGAGAAACTGGAAAGCGGAATTTTGAAACGGCTGTTGAGTTGGGAATTTGGAATCGTCAAAGGAAGTTAGGTGTATGCTTTGATTCTTCAACTTGCTTTAAACTTCCCAATGGGGCAAATCGTTCTCCTGATGTTGCTTGGATTAAAAAAGCTCGATGGGATGCACTCACACCGGAAGAACAAGCAAAATTTCCCCCCATCGCCCCAGATTTTGTTTTAGAGTTGATGTCACCTAGCGATAGCTTGTCAGAAATGCAAATAAAAATGCAGGAGTATCTAGATAATCAAGTTAAATTGGGTTGGTTAATTAATCCGCAAATGCGTCAGGTAGAAATCTATCGTCTTGGTAAACCAGTAGAGATATTAACATCTCCCCAAGAGTTATCAGGTGAGAACGTTTTACCTGGATTTATTTTAAATTTACAATTAATTTGGGGATAA
- a CDS encoding glycosyltransferase, with protein sequence MPTISVIIPAYNAERTILETITSVQQQTFSDWEIIVINDGSTDKTLEVLQSITDDRLKVFSYENSRASGARNHGITHATGEYISFLDADDLWTPDKLELQLAALQAHPEAGVAYSWTYTIDEKGELLKPFEPVYQGNVYYDLLMANFLTNGSNPLIRRAAVTSVGYFDISLRSGEDWDYWLRLAHQWQFVVVPKHQILYRRSVTSKSFKLQVIREASLRILDKAMQVVPLERQYLKNYSLSNIYRYNVELYLDSIENNSTVDIKYVLGNLWNYIRLKPENLKQIYTYKLLLKIFLVIVISPKLMSRLLQFIRGIKQGKNIQQSNNEADTLTSYRPQ encoded by the coding sequence CTACCATATCTGTCATCATTCCTGCATACAACGCTGAACGCACAATTTTAGAAACTATCACTTCAGTGCAGCAACAAACATTTTCTGATTGGGAAATCATTGTCATTAATGATGGCTCAACTGACAAAACACTAGAAGTTCTGCAAAGTATTACAGACGATCGCCTAAAAGTTTTTTCTTATGAAAATAGTAGAGCTTCTGGCGCTCGTAATCATGGAATTACTCATGCCACTGGCGAATATATTAGCTTTCTTGATGCTGATGACTTGTGGACACCAGATAAACTAGAACTACAACTTGCTGCATTGCAAGCCCATCCAGAAGCGGGAGTTGCTTACAGTTGGACTTATACAATTGATGAAAAAGGCGAATTATTAAAACCTTTTGAGCCTGTTTATCAAGGCAATGTGTATTATGATTTGTTGATGGCAAATTTTTTAACTAATGGTTCTAATCCTCTCATTCGTAGAGCTGCTGTTACCTCTGTCGGCTATTTTGATATCAGCCTCAGATCAGGGGAAGACTGGGATTATTGGTTGCGGTTAGCACATCAATGGCAATTTGTTGTCGTCCCTAAACATCAAATCCTTTACCGCCGTTCTGTTACCTCCAAGTCTTTCAAATTGCAAGTGATTAGAGAAGCGAGTCTGAGGATTTTAGATAAAGCTATGCAGGTAGTTCCCTTAGAAAGACAATACCTAAAAAATTATAGCTTATCTAATATATATCGCTATAACGTAGAGCTATATCTAGATAGCATTGAGAATAACTCTACAGTCGATATTAAATACGTGCTGGGCAACCTATGGAACTATATCCGACTAAAACCAGAAAATTTAAAACAAATATACACATATAAGTTGCTGCTGAAAATTTTCCTAGTGATAGTAATTTCGCCAAAACTTATGAGTCGTCTATTACAGTTCATCAGAGGCATCAAGCAGGGAAAAAATATTCAACAAAGCAACAATGAAGCTGATACACTAACAAGTTATCGACCACAATGA
- the glpK gene encoding glycerol kinase GlpK, which yields MQILSSTSSEYILALDLGTTGNRAFIFNTAGKIVGQAYKELTQYYPQPGWLEHDAEEIWRDTGWVIKNAMASSRPEVIANSPITPSQIAAIGLTVQRETCLLWDKTTGKPLHHAIVWQDRRTASLCHELKEQGYAQEIYDRTGLVIDAYFSATKLRWLLDNITDLDLNNVLAGTIDTWVLWNLTGGKVHATDHSNASRTMLMNLQTCQWDEMLLDLLQIPAQILPQIQPSLGQFGVTDTSILNAAIPITAILGDQQAALFGHGCDRPGLMKCTYGTGSFLVAHTGADIVRSPNQLISTIAWTQAKSGNDLNVGYALEGSMFTSGACIQWLRDRLKLITTAAETETLANQVADNGGVYFVPALSGLGAPYWDMSARGAFFGITGGVQSQHLVRAVLEAIAYQVLEVVQAINASCSSPMQRLIVDGGACENNFLMQFQADVLGIPVERPTMRDTTVQGAAYAAGLAIGLWDSYATLVNQRQIDRLFEPSADSDRAIANFTTWHQAVKRTLNWGVDRQ from the coding sequence ATGCAAATATTGAGCAGTACATCATCAGAGTACATCTTAGCGTTGGATTTAGGGACAACGGGGAATCGCGCTTTTATTTTCAACACCGCAGGTAAGATTGTCGGACAGGCGTATAAAGAACTGACGCAATATTATCCCCAACCGGGATGGCTAGAACATGACGCGGAGGAAATCTGGCGGGATACAGGCTGGGTAATCAAAAATGCGATGGCTTCCAGCCGACCGGAGGTCATCGCTAATTCCCCAATTACCCCATCACAAATTGCCGCTATAGGTCTGACTGTACAACGGGAAACCTGCTTACTGTGGGACAAAACCACGGGAAAACCCTTACATCATGCGATTGTCTGGCAAGATCGCCGTACTGCTTCCCTGTGCCACGAATTAAAAGAGCAAGGTTATGCTCAAGAGATTTACGATCGCACTGGTTTAGTCATCGATGCTTATTTCTCTGCTACTAAACTCAGATGGTTGTTAGATAATATCACAGACCTTGACTTAAACAATGTCCTCGCTGGGACAATTGATACTTGGGTATTGTGGAATCTCACAGGCGGTAAAGTCCACGCCACTGATCACAGCAATGCTAGCCGCACAATGTTAATGAATCTCCAAACCTGCCAGTGGGATGAAATGTTGCTTGATTTATTGCAAATTCCTGCTCAGATTCTCCCCCAAATTCAGCCCAGTTTAGGACAATTTGGTGTTACTGATACTAGTATATTAAACGCAGCTATCCCCATCACAGCTATTTTAGGTGATCAACAAGCAGCTTTATTTGGTCATGGCTGCGATCGCCCTGGTTTAATGAAATGTACTTACGGCACTGGTAGCTTTTTGGTGGCTCATACTGGCGCTGATATTGTGCGATCGCCCAACCAACTCATCTCAACAATAGCCTGGACACAAGCCAAATCTGGCAATGATTTAAATGTAGGTTATGCCCTAGAAGGCAGTATGTTTACCAGTGGGGCTTGTATCCAATGGTTGCGCGATCGCCTCAAGCTGATCACAACGGCGGCAGAAACCGAGACACTAGCTAATCAAGTTGCTGATAATGGCGGAGTTTATTTTGTTCCAGCCTTGAGTGGACTGGGTGCGCCTTACTGGGATATGAGTGCCAGAGGAGCCTTTTTTGGCATCACAGGTGGAGTGCAATCCCAGCATTTAGTCCGCGCTGTCCTCGAAGCCATCGCTTATCAAGTGTTAGAAGTAGTCCAAGCCATCAATGCTTCTTGTAGCAGTCCCATGCAGCGTTTAATAGTTGATGGCGGCGCTTGTGAGAACAATTTTCTCATGCAATTCCAAGCAGACGTACTGGGAATTCCCGTAGAACGTCCCACCATGCGCGACACAACCGTCCAAGGTGCAGCCTATGCCGCTGGTTTAGCCATAGGATTGTGGGATAGCTATGCCACACTGGTAAACCAACGCCAAATTGACCGCTTATTCGAGCCAAGCGCAGACAGCGATCGCGCCATAGCTAATTTTACTACCTGGCATCAAGCAGTTAAACGCACGCTTAATTGGGGAGTTGATAGGCAATAG
- the lpxD gene encoding UDP-3-O-(3-hydroxymyristoyl)glucosamine N-acyltransferase, producing MKFSEVVSKLEASHHSLTTNPNNDPEIIGLAAVDEATTNQLSYIEGGKFASFVAKTHASALILPADPTIQAQAEERGIAWVATSEPRLFFAKAIAIFYQPYRPTPEIHPTAVIHPSTKIGKDVYIGAYVVIQPGVEIGDEAIIHPNVVIYPDVKIGDRTTLHANCTIQERSQIGADCVIHSGAVIGAEGFGFVPIRTGWFKMEQSGYVILEDGVEIGCNSAVDRPSVGETRIGHQTKIDNLVQIAHGCKIGFGCAIAGQAGMAGGVTLGNRVILAGQVGIANQAKMGDGAIASAQTGILHDVAPGETVSGTPAIPHKIYLKIAAMYSRFPDMYQVFKQLKHQLNKES from the coding sequence ATGAAATTTAGCGAAGTCGTATCAAAACTAGAGGCTAGCCACCATAGCCTAACTACCAACCCAAATAACGACCCAGAAATTATTGGCTTGGCTGCTGTCGATGAAGCAACAACTAATCAACTTAGTTACATAGAAGGTGGCAAATTTGCCTCTTTTGTGGCTAAAACTCATGCTAGTGCCTTGATTTTGCCAGCCGATCCAACCATACAAGCCCAAGCTGAAGAACGTGGTATCGCCTGGGTAGCCACATCAGAACCCCGACTGTTTTTTGCTAAAGCGATCGCCATATTTTACCAACCCTATCGCCCCACCCCAGAAATTCATCCCACGGCGGTGATTCATCCCAGCACCAAAATCGGCAAAGATGTATACATTGGTGCTTATGTGGTGATTCAGCCAGGGGTCGAAATTGGTGATGAGGCAATTATTCATCCCAACGTTGTCATTTACCCCGATGTGAAAATAGGCGATCGCACTACTCTACACGCCAACTGTACCATCCAAGAACGCAGTCAAATCGGTGCAGATTGCGTTATCCACAGTGGTGCTGTCATCGGTGCAGAAGGTTTTGGTTTTGTCCCCATCCGTACAGGTTGGTTCAAAATGGAACAATCTGGTTATGTGATTTTAGAAGATGGGGTAGAAATCGGCTGCAACAGTGCTGTTGATCGCCCATCTGTCGGAGAAACTCGCATCGGTCATCAAACTAAAATCGATAACTTAGTCCAAATCGCCCACGGCTGTAAAATTGGTTTTGGTTGTGCGATCGCTGGACAAGCCGGGATGGCTGGTGGTGTCACCTTAGGTAATCGCGTGATCTTGGCAGGACAAGTGGGAATTGCTAATCAAGCCAAAATGGGTGATGGTGCGATCGCTTCCGCCCAAACCGGCATTTTACACGATGTTGCACCCGGAGAAACCGTCTCTGGCACTCCAGCTATTCCCCACAAGATATATCTCAAAATTGCTGCTATGTATAGCCGTTTCCCAGATATGTACCAAGTATTTAAGCAACTCAAGCACCAGTTAAATAAAGAGTCGTGA
- a CDS encoding polysaccharide pyruvyl transferase family protein: MENHQIKNIIFVNAQTQYENLGDVIILKTLLEKLRNYGNLIIDERYIPAWLNQELEIKNAEKASEYNSKFLILVLSFAIKSLFNPHTQIYYFLNPGHYLSRVLRNQQYIKHLITTIKTVVFLTILKILGVRICRLGVSIGPFSKIDQIVEVWLSKIMYCYSVRDTKSEKYAKQLGINKVEIFPDMAWLMKTPKLEQKILESEDDYVIFSFRKATNPHDDPNTYKTKLFPVLDEIVNTVCVNWQKRLVISYQVETDYEFCQEISHRYKDNYNVTFIEQSINSHNIYELYSRAHMVFSNRLHVLMFSMVCNSLPIAVVDGIKHDKITGLYSDAGLNQLIIDISNEVPVRDFLNQMNTNYHAAKEKTALCIKNKQQLGDAIIRRVMMPEAQ; encoded by the coding sequence ATGGAAAATCATCAAATAAAGAACATCATTTTTGTCAATGCCCAAACTCAGTATGAAAACCTGGGAGATGTGATCATTCTCAAAACTTTACTAGAGAAATTAAGAAATTACGGGAATTTGATTATCGATGAACGATACATTCCCGCTTGGTTGAATCAGGAACTAGAGATTAAAAATGCAGAAAAAGCTAGCGAATACAATAGTAAATTTCTGATTTTGGTATTATCTTTTGCTATTAAATCTCTTTTCAATCCTCATACTCAAATATACTATTTTCTTAATCCAGGGCATTACTTAAGTAGAGTTCTTAGAAATCAACAATATATCAAACATTTAATTACTACAATTAAAACAGTAGTATTTTTAACTATTTTGAAGATTTTAGGCGTTCGTATCTGTAGACTAGGGGTGTCTATCGGCCCATTCTCAAAAATAGACCAAATAGTAGAAGTTTGGCTATCTAAAATTATGTATTGTTATTCAGTTAGAGATACAAAATCAGAAAAATATGCCAAACAACTAGGGATAAATAAAGTAGAAATTTTCCCTGATATGGCTTGGTTAATGAAAACACCAAAGCTAGAGCAAAAAATCTTAGAATCTGAGGATGATTATGTAATCTTTAGTTTTAGAAAAGCTACTAATCCTCATGATGACCCAAATACATACAAAACCAAATTATTTCCTGTTTTAGATGAAATAGTCAACACAGTATGTGTAAATTGGCAGAAAAGATTGGTCATTTCCTATCAGGTTGAAACAGATTATGAATTTTGTCAAGAAATTAGTCATAGATATAAAGACAATTATAATGTAACCTTTATTGAACAAAGCATTAATAGCCATAATATCTATGAGTTATATTCTCGCGCTCACATGGTTTTTAGCAATCGCTTACACGTACTCATGTTTTCTATGGTTTGTAACTCTCTCCCCATCGCTGTAGTAGATGGAATTAAACACGATAAAATCACTGGCTTATATTCAGATGCCGGACTGAATCAATTAATTATAGATATATCCAATGAAGTTCCTGTGAGAGATTTTTTAAATCAGATGAATACTAATTATCATGCAGCTAAAGAAAAGACAGCTTTATGTATTAAGAATAAGCAACAACTTGGAGATGCAATTATTCGGCGTGTAATGATGCCAGAAGCACAATGA